The following coding sequences lie in one Cucurbita pepo subsp. pepo cultivar mu-cu-16 chromosome LG13, ASM280686v2, whole genome shotgun sequence genomic window:
- the LOC111809210 gene encoding protein ABHD17C-like isoform X3, translating to MGAVTSSMAAKFAFFPPNPPSYKVEEVEDGTGKLVMTEVAARGNFDVLKLSTKRGNQVVALYVKNVSATLTLLYSHGNAADLGQMYDLFVELSSHLRVNLIGYDYSGYGQSTGKPSEQNTYADIEAVYRCLVEKYGAKEEDVILYGQSVGSGPTLDLATRLPNLRAIVLHSPILSGVRVMYPVKRTFWFDIYKNIDKIPLVSCPVLVIHGTDDDVVDWSHGKQLWDLCKEKYEPLWIKGGNHCDLELYPQYIRHLKKFVSAIEKSHPRSAPGQATNQLDVPRNSTDVREKSRPSTDQREKTTITRSDQTEKPRTSMDCGNGDRSKKMLDQPEKARNSIDRSANRSSHSISFLIILSIALSCRFGDMVRSVGLCNIDCFKPTATHV from the exons ATGGGGGCGGTGACATCGTCCATGGCGGCGAAGTTCGCGTTCTTTCCGCCGAATCCGCCATCGTATAAAGTGGAAGAGGTGGAGGACGGCACCGGGAAGCTGGTGATGACGGAGGTAGCGGCAAGGGGAAACTTCGACGTTTTGAAGCTCAGTACCAAGAGAGGGAACCAGGTTGTGGCCCTGTATGTAAAGAATGTATCAGCTACTTTAACGTTGCTTTATTCCCATGGAAACGCTGCGGATTTGGGGCAGATGTACGACTTGTTTGTGGAGCTTAGTTCTCATCTTCGAGTCAACTTGATAGG gtACGACTATTCGGGATATGGCCAATCTACTGGAAAG CCAAGTGAGCAGAATACTTATGCAGACATTGAAGCTGTGTATAGATGCCTAGTGGAGAAATATGGGGCAAAGGAGGAAGATGTCATCTTGTATGGGCAATCAGTTGGGAGTGGACCTACATTAGATTTGGCTACTCGTTTACCTAACTTGAGGGCCATTGTTCTTCACAGTCCGATCTTGTCAGGCGTTCGAGTCATGTATCCCGTGAAGCGAACGTTCTGGTTCGACATTTATAAG AATATTGACAAAATACCATTGGTCAGTTGTCCAGTTCTTGTTATTCAT GGAACTGATGATGACGTTGTCGACTGGTCCCATGGAAAGCAACTTTGGGATCTTTGTAAAGAAAAGTACGAGCCTTTATGGATTAAAGGAGGGAACCACTGTGACTTAGAGCTATACCCACAGTACATAAGACATCTCAAGAAGTTCGTGTCTGCCATCGAGAAATCACATCCTAGGAGTGCACCTGGACAAGCCACGAACCAGCTCGACGTTCCCAGAAACAGCACTGACGTTAGAGAAAAATCTAGACCCAGCACAGAtcaaagagagaaaacaaCCATAACGAGATCTGATCAAACAGAAAAGCCGAGGACTAGCATGGACTGTGGTAATGGAGACAGGTCTAAAAAGATGTTAGACCAGCCAGAGAAAGCGAGGAACAGTATTGACCGGTCTGCCAACCGATCTTCTCATAG CATAagttttttgataattttgagcATTGCACTCTCTTGCAGGTTTGGGGACATGGTGAGATCGGTTGGATTATGCAATATCGATTGTTTCAAACCTACGGCAACACATGTATAG
- the LOC111809070 gene encoding DNA-directed RNA polymerase 2B, chloroplastic/mitochondrial-like, whose translation MISTSMWKTIAKQAISKNRQFHLDWHCLSRSHGVMGRLNESIISEKLISDKFVLSSLPKFGISELGIGRSEVLSQEDYGSRFCFGSMGVRIGLNGSFPKGYSSVAEAVSSTDVDEDSSIDEEIQELLQEMRKEEKRQVQRRRRRLKRVKGMGEQKYQMLKRRQVAIETEAWKQAVKEYKELLMDMCEQKLAPNLPYMKSLFLGWFEPLRDAISKEQELIRIGKNRAAYAPYFDQLSADMMSVVTMHKLIGLLMMGHEHGNARVVQAACAIGDAIEQEVRIHRFLEKMKKKKHDKDNENNDKPDSQLKEQEWLRKKVTNLIKKQKLPAVRHIVKGTDDSKPWGPDAKAKVGSRLIELLTQTAYIQPPVDQLADGPPDIRPAFRHSFRIVMKEANKNSSRRYGVIECDPLVVNGLERTARHMVIPYMPMLVPPVNWTGYDKGGHIFLPSFIMRTRGANQQREAVKRTPKQQLTPVFEALDTLGNTKWRINKKILSIVDRIWTSGGRLADLVDRDDVPLPEKPDSEDETLLRKWKWKVKSVKKENMERHSQRCDIELKLAVARKMKDEEGFYYPHNIDFRGRAYPMHPYLNHLGSDLCRGILEFAEGRPLRKSGLRWLKIHLANLFAGGVDKLSHDGRMTFIDNHVEDIFDSADRPLEGRRWWLNAEDPFQFLAGCMNLTEALRNSSPETVISHIPIHQDGSCNGLQHYAALGRDKLGAAAVNLAVREKPADVYSGIAARVLEIVRKDAQRDPETFPDALRAKTLIDQVDRKLVKQTVMTSVYGVTYIGAREQIKRRLKERAVISDDTELFGCACYAAKTTLTALGEMFEAARGIMSWLGDCAKIIASENQPVRWTTPLGLPVVQPYRKLGKHIVKTSLQVLTLQQETDKVLVKRQRTAFPPNFVHSLDGSHMMMTAVACKKAGLNFAGVHDSYWTHACDVDEMNRILREKFVELYETPILENLLEGFQQSFPALDFPPLPERGELDLKEVLESPYFFN comes from the exons ATGATATCCACGTCTATGTGGAAAACCATTGCCAAGCAAGCTATTTCTAAGAATCGGCAGTTTCATCTTGATTGGCATTGCCTTTCCCGCTCCCATGGCGTTATGGGTCGTCTCAATGAATCTATAATTAGCGAGAAGTTAATATCTGATAAATTTGTTCTTAGTTCACTTCCGAAGTTCGGGATTTCGGAACTGGGTATTGGTCGGAGTGAAGTTTTGTCCCAGGAAGATTATGGAAGCCGATTCTGTTTTGGGTCTATGGGAGTTCGTATTGGGTTAAATGGGTCGTTCCCAAAAGGCTATTCTAGTGTTGCTGAGGCGGTTTCGTCAACAGATGTGGACGAAGATTCATCTATTGACGAAGAAATCCAGGAGTTATTGCAAGAgatgagaaaagaagagaagaggcAGGTTCAGCGTAGGAGAAGGAGGCTGAAAAGGGTGAAGGGAATGGGAGAACAGAAGTATCAAATGCTGAAGAGGCGGCAGGTGGCTATAGAGACTGAGGCGTGGAAACAGGCAGTTAAGGAGTACAAGGAGCTATTGATGGACATGTGTGAGCAGAAGCTAGCACCTAATTTGCCTTACATGAAGTCCTTGTTCCTTGGCTGGTTCGAGCCTTTGCGTGATGCTATAAGTAAAGAGCAAGAATTGATCCGCATAGGGAAGAACAGGGCTGCATATGCTCCTTATTTTGATCAACTATCTGCTGATATGATGTCGGTAGTCACGATGCATAAGTTGATAGGGCTGTTGATGATGGGACATGAGCACGGTAATGCCAGGGTTGTGCAGGCTGCTTGTGCAATTGGAGATGCTATTGAACAGGAG GTTAGAATTCACAGATTCttggagaaaatgaaaaagaaaaagcacgACAAAGATAACGAGAACAATGACAAACCTGATTCTCAGCTGAAGGAACAAGAGTGGTTAAGGAAAAAAGTCACCAACTTGATTAAAAAGCAAAAGCTTCCGGCTGTAAGACATATAGTGAAGGGAACCGATGATTCAAAACCATGGGGCCCGGACGCCAAAGCAAAG GTTGGGAGCCGTCTTATTGAGTTGTTGACACAAACAGCGTACATACAACCTCCTGTCGATCAGTTGGCTGATGGTCCACCTGATATTCGTCCTGCATTTCGTCACTCATTTAGAATTGTGATGAAAGAAGCAAA CAAAAACTCTAGCAGGAGATATGGTGTCATTGAATGTGACCCTTTAGTCGTCAACGGCTTAGAAAGGACT GCAAGACACATGGTGATTCCCTATATGCCAATGTTGGTGCCCCCAGTCAACTGGACTGG CTATGACAAAGGAGGACACATCTTCTTACCATCGTTTATCATGCGTACTCGTGGAGCCAACCAACAACGCGAAGCTGTTAAGAGGACCCCAAAGCAACAATTAACTCCTGTTTTTGag GCCTTGGACACTCTTGGAAATACCAAATGgagaataaacaaaaagatacTCAGTATAGTGGATAGAATATGGACCAGTGGAGGGCGCCTCGCTGATCTAGTGGATCGGGATGAT GTTCCATTGCCAGAAAAACCTGATTCTGAAGATGAAACGCTGCTGAGAAAGTGGAAATGGAAAGTCAAATctgtgaagaaagaaaatatggagAGGCATTCACAACGTTGTGACATAGAGCTTAAACTTGCT GTAGCACGCAAAATGAAGGACGAGGAAGGTTTTTACTATCCACATAACATAGACTTTCGAGGCCGTGCATATCCTATGCATCCATACTTGAATCATCTTGGTTCAGATCTTTGCCGAGGCATATTGGAGTTCGCAGAAGGTCGCCCGCTCAGGAAGTCTGGCCTACGTTGGCTTAAGATTCACTTGGCAAATCTATTTGCTGGGGGTGTTGATAAATTATCTCATGATGGTCGAATGACCTTTATTGACAATCACGTAGAAGATATATTTGACTCTGCTGATAGACCACTTGAAGGAAGACGCTGGTGGCTGAATGCGGAGGATCCATTTCAGTTTTTAGCTGGATGCATGAATCTTACTGAAGCTTTGAGAAACTCTTCTCCAGAAACAGTTATTTCACATATTCCAATACACCAG GATGGTTCTTGCAATGGGTTACAACACTACGCCGCTCTTGGACGAGACAAG TTAGGAGCAGCTGCTGTCAATCTGGCCGTGAGAGAGAAGCCTGCAGATGTGTACTCTGGAATAGCTGCTAG GGTTCTAGAAATCGTGCGAAAAGATGCACAAAGAGATCCAGAAACTTTTCCAGATGCATTGCGTGCAAAAACATTAATAGATCAG GTGGACAGAAAATTGGTGAAGCAAACAGTGATGACATCGGTTTATGGCGTCACCTATATTGGCGCTCGTGAGCAGATCAAAAGGAGGCTGAAGGAGCGTGCTGTCATATCTGATGATACAGAGCTTTTTGGCTGTGCTTGCTATGCTGCCAAG ACCACGTTAACGGCACTAGGGGAAATGTTCGAAGCAGCCCGTGGGATCATGAGTTGGCTAGGAGACTGTGCAAAA ATCATTGCCTCTGAAAATCAACCTGTGCGATGGACTACACCTCTTGGACTACCTGTTGTGCAACCGTATCGCAAGTTGGGAAAGCATATT GTCAAAACTTCTCTCCAAGTTTTGACACTACAACAAGAAACAGACAAG GTCTTGGTAAAGAGGCAGCGGACAGCTTTCCCACCAAATTTTGTGCACTCCCTTGATGGTTCTCATATGATGATGACTGCTGTTGCTTGCAAAAAGGCAGGTTTGAATTTTGCAG GGGTTCATGATTCGTACTGGACACACGCTTGCGACGTGGATGAAATGAACAGAATACTTAGAGAGAAGTTCGTCGAACTTTACGAGACTCCAATACTCGAAAAT TTATTGGAGGGCTTTCAGCAATCTTTTCCTGCGTTGGACTTTCCTCCTCTACCTGAACGGGGAGAGTTAGATCTAAAGGAAGTTCTGGAGTCGCCTTACTTCTTTAACTAA
- the LOC111809210 gene encoding protein ABHD17C-like isoform X1: MGAVTSSMAAKFAFFPPNPPSYKVEEVEDGTGKLVMTEVAARGNFDVLKLSTKRGNQVVALYVKNVSATLTLLYSHGNAADLGQMYDLFVELSSHLRVNLIGYDYSGYGQSTGKPSEQNTYADIEAVYRCLVEKYGAKEEDVILYGQSVGSGPTLDLATRLPNLRAIVLHSPILSGVRVMYPVKRTFWFDIYKNIDKIPLVSCPVLVIHGTDDDVVDWSHGKQLWDLCKEKYEPLWIKGGNHCDLELYPQYIRHLKKFVSAIEKSHPRSAPGQATNQLDVPRNSTDVREKSRPSTDQREKTTITRSDQTEKPRTSMDCGNGDRSKKMLDQPEKARNSIDRFGDMVRSVGLCNIDCFKPTATHV, translated from the exons ATGGGGGCGGTGACATCGTCCATGGCGGCGAAGTTCGCGTTCTTTCCGCCGAATCCGCCATCGTATAAAGTGGAAGAGGTGGAGGACGGCACCGGGAAGCTGGTGATGACGGAGGTAGCGGCAAGGGGAAACTTCGACGTTTTGAAGCTCAGTACCAAGAGAGGGAACCAGGTTGTGGCCCTGTATGTAAAGAATGTATCAGCTACTTTAACGTTGCTTTATTCCCATGGAAACGCTGCGGATTTGGGGCAGATGTACGACTTGTTTGTGGAGCTTAGTTCTCATCTTCGAGTCAACTTGATAGG gtACGACTATTCGGGATATGGCCAATCTACTGGAAAG CCAAGTGAGCAGAATACTTATGCAGACATTGAAGCTGTGTATAGATGCCTAGTGGAGAAATATGGGGCAAAGGAGGAAGATGTCATCTTGTATGGGCAATCAGTTGGGAGTGGACCTACATTAGATTTGGCTACTCGTTTACCTAACTTGAGGGCCATTGTTCTTCACAGTCCGATCTTGTCAGGCGTTCGAGTCATGTATCCCGTGAAGCGAACGTTCTGGTTCGACATTTATAAG AATATTGACAAAATACCATTGGTCAGTTGTCCAGTTCTTGTTATTCAT GGAACTGATGATGACGTTGTCGACTGGTCCCATGGAAAGCAACTTTGGGATCTTTGTAAAGAAAAGTACGAGCCTTTATGGATTAAAGGAGGGAACCACTGTGACTTAGAGCTATACCCACAGTACATAAGACATCTCAAGAAGTTCGTGTCTGCCATCGAGAAATCACATCCTAGGAGTGCACCTGGACAAGCCACGAACCAGCTCGACGTTCCCAGAAACAGCACTGACGTTAGAGAAAAATCTAGACCCAGCACAGAtcaaagagagaaaacaaCCATAACGAGATCTGATCAAACAGAAAAGCCGAGGACTAGCATGGACTGTGGTAATGGAGACAGGTCTAAAAAGATGTTAGACCAGCCAGAGAAAGCGAGGAACAGTATTGACCG GTTTGGGGACATGGTGAGATCGGTTGGATTATGCAATATCGATTGTTTCAAACCTACGGCAACACATGTATAG
- the LOC111808028 gene encoding F-box/kelch-repeat protein At5g15710-like, whose product MDVLGDSQSGRGVVNSQSMESEVVREDNRVADQGSPLRGGGRNTSPLGRAGSRNTSPSRQKVIKTKPRGLDEETVTTFGKAAHPDVQMEDSIWAMLPEDLLNEILARVPPFFIFRFRSVCKRWNSILQDSSFLKFHAQVSSHGPCLLTFWKNSQTPQCSVFSLPLKTWYKIPFTFLPPWAFWLVGSSGGLVCFSGLDGLTFKTLVCNPLTQKWRTLPNMHHNQQRQLILVVDRTHRSFKVVATSDIYGDKSLPTEVYDSRLNRWLLHQTMPAVNLCSSKMAYCDSKLYLEALSPLGLMMYRLDTGYWEHIPARFPRSLLDGYLVAGTQKRLFLVGRIGLYSTLQSMRIWELDHAKIMWVEISRMPPKYFRVLLRLSAERFECFGQDNLICFTSWNQGKSLLYDVDKKVWSWIAGCALQSCNSQVCFYEPRFDASVFVTPILI is encoded by the coding sequence ATGGATGTTCTTGGGGATTCTCAATCTGGGCGTGGAGTTGTTAATTCTCAATCTATGGAAAGTGAGGTTGTTCGTGAAGATAATAGGGTTGCCGATCAAGGATCGCCTCTAAGAGGTGGTGGGAGGAATACTAGTCCATTGGGTAGAGCAGGATCGAGGAACACTAGTCCTTCGAGGCAGAAGGTTATAAAGACCAAACCACGTGGTTTAGATGAGGAAACAGTCACAACCTTCGGTAAAGCAGCTCATCCAGATGTTCAAATGGAAGATAGTATATGGGCAATGCTGCCTGAAGATTTGTTGAATGAGATCTTAGCTAGGGTTCCTCCATTTTTCATCTTTAGGTTTCGTTCTGTATGTAAAAGGTGGAATTCGATACTTCAAGATAGTAGTTTTCTTAAATTTCACGCACAAGTGTCTTCACATGGGCCTTGTCTTCTTACATTTTGGAAGAATTCTCAAACTCCCCAATGCTCAGTCTTCAGCTTACCGTTAAAAACATGGTATAAGATTCCATTCACATTTTTGCCTCCTTGGGCATTCTGGTTGGTTGGTTCATCTGGTGGACTTGTTTGCTTTTCTGGGCTTGATGGGCTAACTTTCAAAACCCTGGTATGCAATCCGCTCACACAAAAGTGGAGGACATTGCCAAATATGCATCATAATCAGCAGAGGCAGCTGATTTTGGTTGTTGATCGGACTCACCGATCATTTAAAGTTGTAGCGACTAGTGATATTTATGGTGATAAGTCCTTACCTACTGAAGTTTATGACTCGAGGCTGAACCGTTGGTTGCTTCACCAGACAATGCCTGCAGTAAATCTCTGCTCCTCGAAGATGGCATATTGTGATTCCAAGTTATACTTGGAAGCACTTTCTCCACTCGGTCTAATGATGTATCGGCTGGACACGGGCTATTGGGAACACATTCCAGCCAGGTTCCCTCGTTCATTATTGGACGGGTATTTGGTTGCTGGTACACAGAAGCGTCTATTCCTTGTTGGTAGGATTGGACTTTATAGCACTCTTCAAAGCATGAGAATTTGGGAACTGGATCATGCAAAAATTATGTGGGTTGAGATTAGTAGAATGCCACCTAAATATTTTCGAGTTTTGTTGAGGTTATCAGCGGAGAGATTTGAATGTTTCGGACAGGATAATCTGATCTGCTTTACATCTTGGAACCAAGGGAAGAGTCTTCTATACGACGTGGATAAAAAAGTATGGTCTTGGATTGCGGGTTGCGCTCTGCAGTCATGTAACAGCCAGGTCTGCTTTTATGAACCAAGATTTGATGCTTCTGTCTTTGTTACACCCATTCTTATTTGA
- the LOC111809210 gene encoding protein ABHD17C-like isoform X2 yields the protein MGAVTSSMAAKFAFFPPNPPSYKVEEVEDGTGKLVMTEVAARGNFDVLKLSTKRGNQVVALYVKNVSATLTLLYSHGNAADLGQMYDLFVELSSHLRVNLIGYDYSGYGQSTGKPSEQNTYADIEAVYRCLVEKYGAKEEDVILYGQSVGSGPTLDLATRLPNLRAIVLHSPILSGVRVMYPVKRTFWFDIYKNIDKIPLVSCPVLVIHGTDDDVVDWSHGKQLWDLCKEKYEPLWIKGGNHCDLELYPQYIRHLKKFVSAIEKSHPRSAPGQATNQLDVPRNSTDVREKSRPSTDQREKTTITRSDQTEKPRTSMDCGNGDRSKKMLDQPEKARNSIDRSANRSSHS from the exons ATGGGGGCGGTGACATCGTCCATGGCGGCGAAGTTCGCGTTCTTTCCGCCGAATCCGCCATCGTATAAAGTGGAAGAGGTGGAGGACGGCACCGGGAAGCTGGTGATGACGGAGGTAGCGGCAAGGGGAAACTTCGACGTTTTGAAGCTCAGTACCAAGAGAGGGAACCAGGTTGTGGCCCTGTATGTAAAGAATGTATCAGCTACTTTAACGTTGCTTTATTCCCATGGAAACGCTGCGGATTTGGGGCAGATGTACGACTTGTTTGTGGAGCTTAGTTCTCATCTTCGAGTCAACTTGATAGG gtACGACTATTCGGGATATGGCCAATCTACTGGAAAG CCAAGTGAGCAGAATACTTATGCAGACATTGAAGCTGTGTATAGATGCCTAGTGGAGAAATATGGGGCAAAGGAGGAAGATGTCATCTTGTATGGGCAATCAGTTGGGAGTGGACCTACATTAGATTTGGCTACTCGTTTACCTAACTTGAGGGCCATTGTTCTTCACAGTCCGATCTTGTCAGGCGTTCGAGTCATGTATCCCGTGAAGCGAACGTTCTGGTTCGACATTTATAAG AATATTGACAAAATACCATTGGTCAGTTGTCCAGTTCTTGTTATTCAT GGAACTGATGATGACGTTGTCGACTGGTCCCATGGAAAGCAACTTTGGGATCTTTGTAAAGAAAAGTACGAGCCTTTATGGATTAAAGGAGGGAACCACTGTGACTTAGAGCTATACCCACAGTACATAAGACATCTCAAGAAGTTCGTGTCTGCCATCGAGAAATCACATCCTAGGAGTGCACCTGGACAAGCCACGAACCAGCTCGACGTTCCCAGAAACAGCACTGACGTTAGAGAAAAATCTAGACCCAGCACAGAtcaaagagagaaaacaaCCATAACGAGATCTGATCAAACAGAAAAGCCGAGGACTAGCATGGACTGTGGTAATGGAGACAGGTCTAAAAAGATGTTAGACCAGCCAGAGAAAGCGAGGAACAGTATTGACCGGTCTGCCAACCGATCTTCTCATAGCTGA